The genomic stretch CTGGCGAAGCTGGACAACAAGGGTGGTGGCGTGACATTGCAACCAATGATGGCGGGGTTGATCTCAGTCGCTTTTGCGTGATTGGGGCAGATTATCCGCCAGACTCACTCACCAGCGAAACATCTCTCTGCCCGGAAGATTTTGCAAGGCTTATACATGCGGCACTCGTCAGTGCGGGCGTCGAAAGCATTGATGCTCTGGTGGGGGCATCTTTTGGCGGCATGATTGGATTGAGTTATGCGCGACTTTTCCCCGCTTGTGTCAAGCGCCTTGCGGTATTGTGTGCTGCGCATGAGCCTAATCCAATGGCTCAGGCATGGCGTCAGGTGCAGCGGAAGACCATTCAGCTTGCTCGCGATGCTGGTAGACCTGATGAGGGAATAGCGCTGGCACGGCAATTAGCGATGACAACATACCGTGCAGCTGAGGAGTTTTCTGTGCGCTTCGAAACCTGTCTTGAAAGTCCCCAAAGTGTGGGGCCTTACCTTGATGCAAAAGGCACCCAATACGCGCGGCAGGTTACACCAGCCAGATATTTATCTTTGTCAGAAGCGATAGACCGTCATCAGGAAAGGCCGGAGGATATATCTGTTCCGGCCATCTTTATTGGCGCTCTCTCCGACCGGCTGGTGCCGCTTGCAGATATAGCTGAGTTACAGCGCAGATATGCCGGCCCGTCAGAAATGATCGGAATCTCATCAGTTTACGGACATGATGCCTTTCTCAAAGAAAGCGAGGCAATCAACAAAAATCTCAAGAATTTCCTGAAGGAGCTATCATAATGAGTAATGTGACATCTATACAATCAGTAGCGACGCCGAAACCTCAGACGATCGCGACAACTGCTGGGGTTGCGCAGGATGAGACGCATCATTCTGTTGCTCCGGCATTACACCTGTCTGCGACTTATGGTTGGAAAGATCCTTGTCAGAAGCCCGGTTTCGATTATTCGCGCTCCGGCAATCCGACGCGCCAGCACCTGGAGCAGGCTCTGGCTGACCTTGAAGGCGCAGCGCGGGGCGTTGTCACGGCAACTGGCATGGCGGCCGTTGACCTGCCTTTTAATCTCGTCAATCCCGGCGAATTGGTCCTGGCACCGCATGATTGTTATGGCGGTACTTACAGGCTTTTGTCTGCGCGGGCCAAGCGTGGACATTTCCGACTGCAGTTTGTGGATCAAACCAACGAGCAGGCGCTGCTTGAAGCCTTTGCGCAAAAACCGAAACTGGTGCTGATAGAGACACCATCCAATCCATTGTTACGGGTTTCTGATATTGCGCGCATTGTTGCCCTGGCAAGAAGCGCGGGGACAATCACTGTTGCCGACAATACTTTTCTGTCTCCTGCATTGCAGAATCCGCTGCATTTGGGATGCGACATAGTTGTTCATTCCACGACCAAATACATCAATGGTCACAGTGATGTCGTTGGCGGCGCAGTTCTCTCCAGGGATGCTGCTCTTGGGGAAGAGCTGGCCTGGTGGGCCAACTGCACAGGTGTTACGGGTGCCCCGTTTGACAGTTATTTGACATTACGAGGTCTACGGACCTTGTTTGTGCGCCTGCAGCAACAGGAAAATACAGCACATTCCATTGCAGCAACGCTGGCAGATGACTCGCGCGTCAGTCAGGTGTTCTATCCTGGTTTGAAAAATGATCCCGGGCATGAGATTGCCAGCAAGCAACAGAAGGGTTTTGGAGCTATGCTGAGCGTAGAGTTCGCCGAGCAGGTTGATACACTCGCATTGTTGCGCAGTTTGAATGTGTTCACGATTGCTGAATCGTTGGGGGGATTCGAGAGTCTCGTGTGCACGCCGGCAACCATGACACATGCCAGCATGGATGAGGCGGCCCAGAAAGCGGCGGGCATCAGCAAAAGGCTGGTACGCTTTTCGGTCGGGTTAGAGCATGAAGCTGACTTGCTGGCTGATCTCAACCAGTCGCTTAATCAGGCTACAGCATTTCACCATAATGCAACTGCAGCCTCAGGCTGATACTGATGTTCAGTGCTGCAGATGCTCGTCGCCTATCATCATAATTTTCTTCCAGATTTTGCGACCCATACCGGTTGTCATGGTTTCAATATCGTTGACGGCGGCGATTACTTCTGTGTCTCTCGTGCGCTCGCCGTAGCAGGCGGCGAGTTTGCCGGTTAGGGCCAGCATTTCCGAGCAATAATCAAGATAGCGGGATAATTCGTAGGGACTCATATTCCGGTCCGGGGATGATGCAGTGCGCGTCGCGCTGCTGCTCATCGCCATAGGGTCTTTGGTCAACTGGTGCATGTCAATCACATGAGCGAAGGAGCGTAATTCATGCAGATGTTTCAGAATAAAGCCGCGTTTCTCACGGGCCTCCAGTGTCAGAAGAAACCAGATGGCGGCACCTGCCAGAATGAACAGATTGACGATGGATTCCAGCGCCTGTGTCAGTTCCGCAGTGCTGGCGCCCTGAAAGAGATCAAAATATTCAAGATAACGGGCCGCCCCGATCTG from Parvularcula sp. IMCC14364 encodes the following:
- a CDS encoding alpha/beta fold hydrolase: MGCADACISTDESGPVYAGSEAAFPRLQSVRGTLEHVFEIPIVWRGKYGAALPNEQIRLRFEGNLAGPKVLVLGGISATRFVASGEAGQQGWWRDIATNDGGVDLSRFCVIGADYPPDSLTSETSLCPEDFARLIHAALVSAGVESIDALVGASFGGMIGLSYARLFPACVKRLAVLCAAHEPNPMAQAWRQVQRKTIQLARDAGRPDEGIALARQLAMTTYRAAEEFSVRFETCLESPQSVGPYLDAKGTQYARQVTPARYLSLSEAIDRHQERPEDISVPAIFIGALSDRLVPLADIAELQRRYAGPSEMIGISSVYGHDAFLKESEAINKNLKNFLKELS
- the metB gene encoding cystathionine gamma-synthase is translated as MSNVTSIQSVATPKPQTIATTAGVAQDETHHSVAPALHLSATYGWKDPCQKPGFDYSRSGNPTRQHLEQALADLEGAARGVVTATGMAAVDLPFNLVNPGELVLAPHDCYGGTYRLLSARAKRGHFRLQFVDQTNEQALLEAFAQKPKLVLIETPSNPLLRVSDIARIVALARSAGTITVADNTFLSPALQNPLHLGCDIVVHSTTKYINGHSDVVGGAVLSRDAALGEELAWWANCTGVTGAPFDSYLTLRGLRTLFVRLQQQENTAHSIAATLADDSRVSQVFYPGLKNDPGHEIASKQQKGFGAMLSVEFAEQVDTLALLRSLNVFTIAESLGGFESLVCTPATMTHASMDEAAQKAAGISKRLVRFSVGLEHEADLLADLNQSLNQATAFHHNATAASG